CGCTGAGGAAGCCGCGCTGGCCGACCCACTCGCGCAGCGCCCGCAGCCGCGGGCCCTGGAGGCGCTCGACGGCGTCGTGGGCGAGGCGGCGGGCGATCGTGAACGCCAGGACGGCGCCGAGCACGACGGCCAGCACCGCAAGCGGCGCGCCCAGCGCGGTGCCGAACAGCAGCCCGCCCGCGCCCGCCAGCAGCGGGCCGGGGAAGAGCGTCGGGACCAGGAGCGCCGCCACGGCGACGTAGAGGACCGGCCCGAGGACGCCGTGGCCGTCGAGGCGGTCGCGCAGCTCGTCGGCGCTCAGGCCCCCGGACAGCGCGACGGCGCCGAAGCCGACGCCGATGACGACCGCCAGGACGACGAGGCGGCCGACCGCCCGGCGGTCAGCGTCGCGCGGCGTAGAACTCGGCCTCCTGGCGCCCGAGCTCCGTCCGCGGCGCGTCGCCGTAGATCCACTCCCGGGCGATGGCGTTCCAGTTGTTGCACGCCCGCAGCTGGCTGAGCACCGCGAGCGTCAGCGTCTCCAGGCGCCGGCCGAAGAGGTGGTCGGCCGGCAGCGTCTCGCGGCGCATCGTGTCGAAGTGGCGCGAGCGCGGGTCGCCCATCTGGATCAGGACCTCCGTCGCGAGCTCGGGCGTGAGCTGGATGTCGGCGTCGATCGTGTACCAGCCCACGAGGTCCTCGAACTGCTCGAGGATCGACTCGTGCGTGTAGCGCGACGGGTCGCTGATCCACCCGCCGCGGTGCATGTGGTCGATGAGCTCCTCGGCGCGGCCCTCGATGCCCAGCCGCTGCGTCTCGAGCTCGAACTCCGCGGCCTCGTCGCTGATCCTCTTGAACAGCCCGAAGTCCAGGAACGCCATGCGGGGCAGCGGCCCGTCGCGGTCCAGCACGAGGCAGTTGCCCGGGTGCGGGTCGCCGCTGAACTGGCGGTGGCGGTACATCGTCCCGAAGTAGAAGCGGAAGATGACCTCGCCGACCGCGTCGCGCTCCTCCTGGGAGGCGGACTCGAGCTCCTCGAAGCGCCGGCCCTGCACGAACTCGGAGACCACGACGCGCTCGTGGCTGAGCGACGTGACGACGTCCGGGATGACGATGAACGGGTGGCCGCGGTAGATGCGCGCGAGCGTGCGCTGGTTGGCGGCCTCGAGCTCGTAGTCGAGCTCCTCCTCCATGCGCTCGCGGATCTCGCCGCCGATCGCGTCCGGGTCCAGCCCCGGCGCCATCCGCTTCATGAGCCGCAGCAGGATGCCCATGTTCTGGAGGTCCGAGCGCACGGCGCGCGCGACGCCGGGGTACTGGACCTTCACCGCGACGTCGCGGCCGTCGTGCAGGCGGGCGCGGTAGACCTGGCCGATCGACGCGGCGGCGATCGGCACCGGGTCGAAGGTGTCGAAGACGTGGTCGAGCTTCTCGCCGTAGGACTCCTCGAGGACCCGCTTCATGTCCTTGAAGGCGACCTTGGGCGCGGCGTCGCGCAGCTCGGCGAGCTTGGCCTGGAACTCCTCCCGGTGGCTCTCCGGGACCAGGCCGACGTCGAGGAAGCTCAGGACCTGGCCGAGCTTCATCGCCGCGCCCTTCATCGTCCCGAGCACGGCGACGATCTGCTCGGCCGCCTCGATCTGGCGCTGCTCGAGCGCGCGCTGGGCCGCCTCGTCGGAGCGCGCGACGTTCGCGGCACGGGTGCCCGCCTGGCGCGCGGCCTGCGTGGCGGCGAGGCGACCGACCTTGGCGGCCCGCCGCCAGCGCCCGGTCGGGAGCTCGCTCACCGCTCGATCTTCGAGCCCGGGACGATGTCGTCGCGTCCGTCGGGCCAGCGCACCCAGGCCTTGTGGCCGCCGTCGTAGTCGTCGCCGAGCAGCACGAGCGTCGCGGGCTCGCCAAGCGCCGTGCACGGCTCGTCGCCCTCGGGGTCGACGCCGCGCCAGACGCGGATGAAGCGGTTGTGCTCCCACTCGTCGCCGACCGTGGACGGGTCGGTGTGGCCGGGGCGCAGCACGGTCTGCGCCGGCAGCCCCATGATCGTGTCCATCACCGAGCTCTTGAGGTCGGCGTAGGAGGTCGATCCCGGCGCGCGCACGCCGCCGACCGAGCCCTTGAACAGCGTGTCCCCGGTGAAGAGCTCGCCCTCGACCAGGAGGCCGAGCATCCCCGCCGTGTGGCCCGGGATGTGCAGGACCTCGACCGCCAGCTCGCCGACCTGGACCGTGTCGCCCGGGGCGATCTCGCCGGTGACGTGCTGCTCGAGCTCGGGCGCGGCGGCCTTGAGCGCCTCGCGCTCGCGGGCGTCGATGAGGACCTCGATCCCGGGGTGGGCCGCCACGACCTCCCCGATGGCCGAGACGTGGTCCCAGTGGTGGTGGGTGAGCAGGAGGTGCGTCGGCGTGATCCCGAGCTCCTGCGCCCTCGCCGCCAGCCCGGCCACGTCGCCGTGGGCGTCGACGTAGAAGCCGTCGCCCCCGCCGTCGGGTCCCACGAGGTACGTGTTGGCCAGGAACTGGTCGTCCATCGTCCGCTCGACGCGCATGGCCGCGCAGCATCCCAGACGCGCCGTCAAGGCTCGTGAAGCGCGCGGGGGGCTTTGTAGGCTCGCCAGGTGCCCGAGCTCATCCACACCTGCTACCGGATCGGCGACATCGACCGCTCGGTCGCCTTCTACGGCGCCCTGGGCTTCGAGGAGCGCCGCCGCATGGACCTCCCCGACGGCGCGACGAACGTCTTCCTCGGGCTCCCCGGCGACGGCGACCGCCTCGAGCTGACCAAGAACCCCGGGGTCGACAGCTACGACCTGGGGACGGGCTACAACCACATCGCGCTGACCGTCGAGGACCTCGACGACACGCTCGCGGGGCTGGCGCAGGAGGGCATCCAGCCCGAGAAGCCGCCGTACCAGGTGCGCGCGGGCGGCTCGCGCATCTGCTTCGTGCGCGACCCCGACGGCTACCGCGTCGAGCTCATCGAGCGCCCGGCGTAGCGCCCTTCACCACCCGTCCACGGCCGCCGCGGCGCCCCGCGCTACGGTGGCCGGACGTGCGGTGGCTCGAGCTCGACGGCGTCGTCAACGGTCGTGACGTGGGCGGTCTGGCCCTCGCGGAGGGCGGCGCCGTCGCGCCCGGCCGGCTGCTGCGCTCGGACAACCTCCAGGACCTGAGCGAGGCCGACGTCGACCGGCTCGTCGAGGACCTCCGGCTGCGGACGGTCATCGACCTGCGCACGGGCGCCGAGCGCCGGCTCGAGGGCCCGACGCCGCTGGACCGCGACGGGCGCGTCGAGGTCCTGCACCTCTCCGTCCACCCCGAGACGGGCGGCCAGACCGACGTCGACGCCGAGACCGTCCTGCCGGGCTGGGGCGAGGCGGGCATGGCCGACGAGCCCGACGAGCACCCCGTCGTGCGCTCGTACCTCGGCTACCTCCAGCACCGCCCGGACGCCGTCGTCGCCGCCGTCCGCGCCATCGCGGGGACCGACGGCGCCGTGCTCGTGCACTGCGCGGCGGGCAAGGACCGCACCGGGGTCGTCGTCGCGCTCGCGCTCGACGCGGCCGGGGTCGACCGCGAGGCGGTCGTCGCCGACTACCTCGCGACGGCCGAGCGCATCGAGGCGATCATCGACCGGCTGGCCTCGACGCCGACCTACGCCGGCGAGGTCCGCTCGCAGGACCCGCGCTCGCACGCGCCGCGCCCGGGCACGATGGAGCGCGTGCTCGAGCTGCTCGACGAGCGCCACGGCGGCGCGGCCGGCTGGCTGCGCGCCCACGGCCTCACCGAGGACGAGCTCGCCGCCCTGCGCGCCCGCCTGGGCTAGCGTCGCGCGGCGATGGGGTTCCTCGACGCCTTCCGCAAGGGCGACGCGACGATCACGCTCGCCGTCGACCCGCCGTCGCCGTCGCCCGGCGACGAGGTCACGCTGCGCGCCGACGTCGCCGGCGCGCTCGACGACAGGGCCCAGGGGCTGCGGCTCGCCCTGCGCTGCACCGAGCACTACCTCGTGTGGGACAAGGACCCGGGCGACGACCACGCCGAGCAGGAGTGGCGCAGCGCCACCCTGCACGAGGAGCGCGAGGAGCTCGAGGCCGCGCCCGGCGCGCACACCGCGACGTTCACGCTGCCCGCGGGGCTGCCGCACAGCTCGGCCGACGCGGTGCGCTGGCGCGCCGAGGCGCGCATCGACCGCCACCGCGGCCGCGACGCCAAGGCCGAGCAGGAGCTGCACGTGCCCGCGCCGGCCGCCGCCCTGCCGGCCGGGACGCTCGGCGCGGTGGTCGGCGAGGCGGGCGTCGGGCTCGAGGGCCTGCCCGCCGCCGTGGCACCCGGCGCGACGCTCGAGGGCGTCGTCGTCGTCACGCCGCCCGAGGACGTCAGGACCACCGGCGTCCTGGTCCGCCTGCGCCGCCGCCGCACGTACACCGCGACGGGCCACGACCTCGGCAACGCCTCCCTCACCGTCGGCGGGATGACGTTCGGCTCGGGCCGCTCGACCATCCACAAGGACGAGGAGGTCGCCGAGCTCGAGCTGCAGGGCGGCGGGGAGCTGGCCGCCGGCCACACCGTGCGCCTGCCCTTCGCCCTCCCCGTGCCGGCCGACGCCGGGCCGTCGGTCGTCGCGCCCCACGCCGTCGTGCGCTGGCAGGTCGAGGCGGTCCTCGCGCGGCGCATGCGCGGGGACCACACCGCGGTCGCGGAGGTCGTCGTCGCCGGGGCGAGCGCGGCCACGCCCGGCGGGTAGCCTGCCTCCGCGATGGCCGACCGGCGCGTCGCGGTGTGCGACCTGGGCTCCAACTCCTTCCGCCTCGTCGTCTTCACCGCCGCCGACGGCTGGTGGGGCCGCACGGACGAGATCTACGAGCCGGTCCGCATCGGCGAGGGGCTCGCGGCGACCGGACGGCTCGGCGACGAGGGCATCGCCCGCGCGCTGGCCACGGTCGAGGTGTTCGCGCACTTCTGCGAGGCCACGGGCGTCGAGGAGGTCGACGCGGTGGCCACGAGCGCCATCCGCGACGCCGAGAACGCCGACGAGTTCCTCCGCCGCTCGGCGCTGCCCGTGCGCGTCCTCTCCCAGCGCGACGAGGCCTACCACGGCTACCTGGCGGCGGTGAACTCCTCGACGCTGGCCGACGGCGTCGTGCTGGACATCGGCGGCGGCTCGATGCAGCTCGTGCGCGTCGTCGGCCGTCACGCCCAGGCGCTCGAGTCCTGGCGCCTGGGCGCGGTGCGGATGACCGAGCGCTTCGAGCTGGCCGGCGACGGGCCCGCGCCGGCCAAGCGCCTCAAGGCGCTGCGCGACCACGTCGCGCGCAAGCTCGAACGTGCGCCGTGGCTCGGCCGCTCCGGCGACCGGCTCGTGGCGCTCGGCGGCACGGTGCGCAACCTCGCCACCGCCGTGCAGCTCGAGCACGACATGCCGTCG
The DNA window shown above is from Conexibacter sp. SYSU D00693 and carries:
- a CDS encoding tyrosine-protein phosphatase, coding for MRWLELDGVVNGRDVGGLALAEGGAVAPGRLLRSDNLQDLSEADVDRLVEDLRLRTVIDLRTGAERRLEGPTPLDRDGRVEVLHLSVHPETGGQTDVDAETVLPGWGEAGMADEPDEHPVVRSYLGYLQHRPDAVVAAVRAIAGTDGAVLVHCAAGKDRTGVVVALALDAAGVDREAVVADYLATAERIEAIIDRLASTPTYAGEVRSQDPRSHAPRPGTMERVLELLDERHGGAAGWLRAHGLTEDELAALRARLG
- a CDS encoding AarF/ABC1/UbiB kinase family protein; the protein is MSELPTGRWRRAAKVGRLAATQAARQAGTRAANVARSDEAAQRALEQRQIEAAEQIVAVLGTMKGAAMKLGQVLSFLDVGLVPESHREEFQAKLAELRDAAPKVAFKDMKRVLEESYGEKLDHVFDTFDPVPIAAASIGQVYRARLHDGRDVAVKVQYPGVARAVRSDLQNMGILLRLMKRMAPGLDPDAIGGEIRERMEEELDYELEAANQRTLARIYRGHPFIVIPDVVTSLSHERVVVSEFVQGRRFEELESASQEERDAVGEVIFRFYFGTMYRHRQFSGDPHPGNCLVLDRDGPLPRMAFLDFGLFKRISDEAAEFELETQRLGIEGRAEELIDHMHRGGWISDPSRYTHESILEQFEDLVGWYTIDADIQLTPELATEVLIQMGDPRSRHFDTMRRETLPADHLFGRRLETLTLAVLSQLRACNNWNAIAREWIYGDAPRTELGRQEAEFYAARR
- a CDS encoding VOC family protein, which codes for MPELIHTCYRIGDIDRSVAFYGALGFEERRRMDLPDGATNVFLGLPGDGDRLELTKNPGVDSYDLGTGYNHIALTVEDLDDTLAGLAQEGIQPEKPPYQVRAGGSRICFVRDPDGYRVELIERPA
- a CDS encoding MBL fold metallo-hydrolase, which gives rise to MRVERTMDDQFLANTYLVGPDGGGDGFYVDAHGDVAGLAARAQELGITPTHLLLTHHHWDHVSAIGEVVAAHPGIEVLIDAREREALKAAAPELEQHVTGEIAPGDTVQVGELAVEVLHIPGHTAGMLGLLVEGELFTGDTLFKGSVGGVRAPGSTSYADLKSSVMDTIMGLPAQTVLRPGHTDPSTVGDEWEHNRFIRVWRGVDPEGDEPCTALGEPATLVLLGDDYDGGHKAWVRWPDGRDDIVPGSKIER